The following proteins come from a genomic window of Cronobacter muytjensii ATCC 51329:
- the flgG gene encoding flagellar basal-body rod protein FlgG, translating into MISSLWIAKTGLDAQQTNMDVIANNLANVSTNGFKRQRAVFEDLLYQTIRQPGAQSSEQTTLPSGLQIGTGVRPVATERLHSQGNLSQTNNSKDVAIKGQGFFQVLLPDGTSAYTRDGSFQVDQNGQLVTAGGFQVQPAITIPANALSITVGRDGVVSVTQQGTAAPVQVGQINLTTFMNDSGLESIGENLYTETQSSGTPNESTPGLNGAGLLYQGYVETSNVNVAEELVNMIQVQRAYEINSKAVSTTDQMLQKLTQL; encoded by the coding sequence ATGATCAGTTCTTTATGGATTGCCAAAACCGGCCTCGACGCCCAGCAAACCAATATGGACGTTATCGCCAACAACCTGGCGAACGTCAGCACCAACGGTTTCAAACGTCAGCGCGCGGTGTTTGAAGATCTGCTTTATCAAACCATCCGCCAGCCGGGCGCGCAGTCGTCTGAACAGACCACGCTGCCTTCCGGCCTGCAGATCGGTACCGGTGTGCGCCCCGTCGCCACCGAGCGTCTGCACAGCCAGGGCAACCTGTCTCAGACCAACAACAGCAAAGATGTCGCGATTAAAGGCCAGGGCTTCTTCCAGGTTCTGCTGCCGGACGGCACCTCCGCGTATACCCGCGACGGTTCTTTCCAGGTCGATCAGAACGGCCAGCTGGTGACCGCAGGCGGTTTCCAGGTGCAGCCCGCCATCACTATCCCGGCGAACGCGCTGAGCATCACCGTCGGTCGCGACGGCGTGGTGAGCGTGACCCAGCAGGGAACGGCGGCGCCGGTTCAGGTTGGCCAGATCAACCTGACCACCTTTATGAACGACAGCGGTCTGGAAAGCATTGGTGAAAACCTCTACACCGAAACCCAGTCCTCCGGCACGCCGAACGAAAGCACGCCGGGTCTGAACGGTGCAGGGCTGCTGTATCAGGGTTATGTCGAAACCTCTAACGTCAACGTGGCGGAAGAGCTGGTCAACATGATCCAGGTGCAGCGCGCTTACGAGATTAACAGTAAAGCGGTTTCCACCACTGACCAGATGCTGCAAAAACTGACGCAACTCTAA
- a CDS encoding flagellar basal body rod protein FlgF translates to MDHAIYTAMGAASQTLNQQSVTASNLANASTPGFRAQLNALRAVPVEGLSLPTRTLVTASTPGVNMSQGSLDYTSRPLDVAIQGSDGWLAVQAPDGTEAYTRNGNIQRTATGQLTIQGNPVMGEGGPVVVPEGAEVTIAADGTISVLNPGDAPNTIAPVGRLKMVKASAQEVVRGDDGLFRLNQQAQTARGATLQADPTISLMSGVLEGSNVKPVEAMTDMIANARRFEMQMKIITSVDENEQRANQLLSMS, encoded by the coding sequence ATGGATCACGCAATTTATACCGCCATGGGCGCAGCCAGCCAGACGCTGAATCAGCAGTCTGTCACGGCAAGCAACCTGGCCAACGCATCAACGCCTGGCTTTCGCGCTCAGCTCAACGCGCTGCGCGCCGTGCCGGTAGAAGGGCTGTCATTGCCAACCCGTACGCTGGTCACGGCTTCCACCCCTGGCGTGAATATGAGCCAGGGGTCGCTCGACTACACCTCCCGTCCGCTGGACGTTGCCATTCAGGGCAGCGACGGCTGGCTGGCGGTGCAGGCACCGGACGGCACCGAAGCGTATACCCGCAACGGTAACATCCAGCGCACGGCGACCGGCCAGCTCACCATCCAGGGTAATCCTGTGATGGGCGAGGGCGGTCCGGTCGTGGTGCCGGAAGGCGCGGAAGTCACGATTGCCGCCGACGGTACGATCTCCGTACTGAACCCGGGCGACGCCCCGAACACCATTGCGCCGGTTGGCCGTCTGAAGATGGTTAAAGCCAGCGCGCAGGAAGTGGTACGCGGCGACGATGGTCTGTTTCGTTTAAACCAGCAGGCGCAGACCGCCCGCGGCGCGACGCTACAGGCCGACCCGACCATCAGCCTGATGTCCGGGGTGCTGGAAGGCAGTAACGTGAAACCCGTGGAAGCAATGACCGACATGATAGCTAACGCCCGTCGCTTTGAGATGCAAATGAAAATCATCACCAGCGTCGATGAGAACGAGCAGCGCGCTAACCAGTTATTGTCGATGAGTTAA
- the flgE gene encoding flagellar hook protein FlgE: protein MAFSQAVSGLNAASTNLDVIGNNIANSATYGFKSGSVSFADMFAGSKAGLGVKVAGITQDFGDGVTTNTGRKLDVAISQNGFFRLVDSNGGVFYSRNGQFKLDENSNLVNMQGMKVTGYPATGTPPTVQQGADPVSLTIPTAQMPASKTTSANFVMNLNSADDVPAQSPFDPANSSTFNKSVPLTVYDTLGNEHNLKLYYVKTADNKWDVYNMDTSVSSATPTTPLTSLTFSDSGALTGVTNAAPAGTQQVPIAVAALNGSAAFSFSMNLTGTTQQNSGANVLLTSNQDGYKPGDLVGYEVTEDGSLVGNYSNEKSQLLGQIVLANFANPEGLSSQGDNVWSASTASGVALLGSAGTGNFGKLTSGALEASNVDLSKELVNMIVAQRNYQSNAQTIKTQDQILNTLVNLR from the coding sequence ATGGCCTTTTCACAAGCGGTCAGCGGTCTGAATGCTGCCAGCACCAACCTCGACGTTATCGGCAACAACATTGCCAACTCCGCCACTTATGGTTTTAAGTCTGGTTCCGTCTCTTTCGCCGACATGTTCGCCGGCTCGAAAGCGGGCCTGGGCGTTAAAGTCGCGGGTATCACCCAGGACTTCGGCGACGGCGTGACCACCAACACCGGCCGTAAGCTTGACGTGGCTATCAGCCAGAACGGTTTCTTCCGTCTGGTCGACAGCAACGGCGGCGTGTTCTACAGCCGTAACGGCCAGTTCAAACTGGACGAAAACAGCAACCTGGTCAACATGCAGGGCATGAAGGTAACCGGCTATCCGGCAACCGGCACCCCGCCGACCGTACAGCAGGGCGCAGATCCGGTCTCACTGACCATCCCGACCGCGCAGATGCCGGCAAGCAAAACCACCAGCGCGAACTTCGTGATGAACCTGAACTCCGCTGACGATGTTCCGGCGCAGTCTCCGTTCGATCCGGCTAACTCCAGCACCTTTAACAAAAGCGTGCCGCTGACTGTTTACGACACCCTGGGTAACGAACACAACCTGAAGCTGTACTACGTGAAAACCGCGGATAACAAGTGGGATGTCTACAACATGGACACCAGCGTAAGCTCCGCGACCCCGACCACGCCGCTGACCAGCCTGACCTTCAGCGACAGCGGCGCCCTGACTGGCGTGACCAACGCGGCTCCGGCCGGTACGCAGCAGGTGCCGATCGCAGTGGCGGCCCTCAACGGCTCTGCGGCGTTCAGCTTCAGCATGAACCTGACTGGCACCACCCAGCAGAACTCCGGCGCCAACGTGCTGCTGACCTCAAACCAGGACGGCTACAAGCCGGGCGACCTGGTCGGTTATGAAGTGACCGAAGACGGCAGCCTCGTCGGCAACTACTCGAACGAGAAGAGCCAGTTGCTGGGTCAGATCGTTCTTGCGAACTTTGCTAACCCGGAAGGGCTCTCTTCTCAGGGCGACAACGTCTGGTCAGCAAGCACCGCCTCCGGCGTGGCGCTGCTGGGCTCTGCGGGCACCGGCAACTTCGGCAAGCTGACCAGCGGCGCGCTGGAAGCGTCTAACGTCGACTTGAGTAAAGAACTGGTCAACATGATCGTCGCGCAGCGTAACTATCAGTCGAACGCGCAGACCATCAAGACTCAGGACCAGATCCTCAATACCCTGGTTAACCTGCGCTAA
- the flgD gene encoding flagellar hook assembly protein FlgD: MSVTSTINENYSTSSAASATSSSSLTGSKASDLQGSFLTLLVAQLKNQDPTNPMQNNELTTQLAQISTVSGIEKLNTTLGSISGQIDNSQSLAASALIGHGVMIPGSTILTGKDTTTPFGVELQQAADKVTATVTDKSGKVVRTIEIGALSAGVHTFSWDGSMSDGTKAPDGSYNVSIAASNGGTQLVAQPLNFAMVNGITRSNGSNLLDLGTYGTASLDQVRQII; the protein is encoded by the coding sequence ATGTCGGTGACATCAACTATTAATGAGAATTACAGCACCAGCAGTGCCGCCAGCGCGACCTCCAGCAGCAGCCTGACCGGGAGCAAAGCGTCTGACCTGCAAGGCAGCTTCCTGACGCTTCTGGTGGCGCAGCTGAAAAACCAGGACCCGACCAACCCGATGCAGAACAACGAACTGACCACGCAGCTTGCGCAGATCAGTACGGTGAGCGGCATCGAGAAACTGAACACCACCCTCGGATCTATCTCCGGTCAGATCGATAACAGCCAGTCGCTTGCGGCGAGCGCGCTTATCGGTCACGGCGTGATGATCCCGGGCAGCACCATTCTGACCGGCAAAGACACCACGACACCGTTTGGCGTCGAGTTGCAGCAGGCCGCAGATAAAGTTACCGCGACTGTCACTGATAAGAGCGGGAAAGTCGTTCGTACCATCGAGATCGGCGCGCTGAGCGCAGGTGTCCATACCTTCTCTTGGGATGGTTCGATGAGCGACGGCACTAAGGCGCCGGATGGCTCCTACAACGTCTCCATTGCCGCAAGCAACGGAGGCACTCAGCTGGTCGCGCAGCCGCTTAACTTCGCGATGGTAAACGGCATTACGCGAAGCAACGGTTCGAACCTGCTGGATCTGGGCACCTACGGGACTGCCTCACTCGACCAGGTACGGCAAATTATTTAA
- the flgC gene encoding flagellar basal body rod protein FlgC: protein MALLNIFDIAGSAMTAQSKRMNVAASNLANADSATGPDGQPYRAKQVVFQVDAAPGAATGGVKVTDVVESQAPDKLVYEPGNPLADAKGYVRMPNVDVVGEMVNSMSASRSYQANVEVLNTVKSMMLKTLTLGQ from the coding sequence ATGGCGCTTTTAAACATTTTCGACATTGCCGGCTCAGCGATGACCGCGCAATCCAAACGCATGAACGTGGCGGCCAGTAACCTTGCCAACGCCGACAGCGCGACCGGGCCGGATGGACAGCCTTACCGCGCCAAGCAGGTGGTTTTCCAGGTGGATGCCGCGCCAGGCGCCGCGACAGGCGGTGTGAAGGTAACGGATGTCGTGGAAAGCCAGGCGCCGGACAAGCTGGTTTATGAGCCAGGCAACCCGCTGGCGGACGCCAAAGGGTATGTCCGTATGCCGAACGTTGACGTGGTGGGCGAGATGGTGAACTCCATGTCCGCCTCCCGCAGTTACCAGGCCAACGTTGAAGTGCTGAATACCGTGAAAAGCATGATGCTGAAAACGCTCACGCTCGGTCAATAA
- the flgB gene encoding flagellar basal body rod protein FlgB — translation MLDKLDAALRFQQEAINLRAQRQEILAANIANADTPGYQARDIDFASQLKKVMDQGRASGSTMTLAVTSSRHIPAQASTGASLDLLYRVPDQPSMDGNTVDMDRERTQFADNSLKYQTDLQVLGGQIKSMMSVLQQQ, via the coding sequence ATGCTCGATAAACTGGACGCCGCGCTGCGCTTTCAACAGGAAGCTATCAATTTACGCGCTCAGCGTCAGGAGATTCTGGCGGCCAATATCGCCAACGCCGATACCCCAGGTTATCAGGCGCGCGATATTGATTTCGCCAGTCAACTGAAAAAAGTGATGGATCAGGGCCGCGCGTCAGGCAGCACCATGACGCTCGCCGTGACCTCATCACGCCATATCCCGGCTCAGGCGTCCACCGGCGCTTCTCTTGATTTGCTTTACCGCGTGCCGGACCAGCCCTCGATGGATGGCAACACCGTCGATATGGACCGTGAGCGTACCCAGTTTGCCGACAACAGCCTGAAGTATCAGACCGATCTGCAGGTTCTCGGCGGCCAAATCAAGAGCATGATGTCCGTGCTGCAGCAACAGTAA
- the flgA gene encoding flagellar basal body P-ring formation chaperone FlgA, which yields MKSLKYCLAAGLLLLSPGLFADTLNAQLTPFFLQRLAGISDAVVVTVKTPEPQRLICDNPDFSLPGNARLWGNLSVLVRCGSEKRYMQVNVQAFGNYVVASQPVARGGMLNESNVRLERGRLDLLPPKAMLNLDQAREAVTLRDLAPDQPVMLTMVRQSWRVKAGQQVQIIANGEGFSINGEGRALNNAAVAQNARVRMASGQVVSGIVGSDGIILINL from the coding sequence ATGAAGAGCCTGAAATACTGTCTCGCCGCGGGTTTACTGCTGTTAAGCCCGGGCCTTTTCGCCGATACGCTTAACGCCCAGCTGACGCCGTTCTTTCTTCAGCGTCTTGCAGGCATTAGCGACGCGGTAGTGGTGACGGTGAAAACGCCGGAGCCGCAGAGACTGATTTGCGACAATCCTGATTTCAGCCTGCCGGGCAACGCCCGTCTGTGGGGAAACCTCAGCGTGCTGGTGCGCTGCGGCAGTGAAAAACGGTATATGCAGGTCAACGTTCAGGCCTTCGGGAACTATGTGGTGGCCAGTCAGCCTGTCGCGCGCGGCGGCATGCTGAACGAGTCCAACGTCCGCCTTGAACGCGGCCGTCTGGATCTCCTGCCCCCAAAAGCTATGCTCAATCTTGACCAGGCGCGCGAAGCTGTTACCCTGCGTGACCTCGCGCCCGATCAGCCGGTAATGCTGACGATGGTGCGCCAGTCCTGGCGTGTAAAAGCGGGTCAGCAGGTACAGATAATCGCCAACGGCGAAGGCTTTAGCATTAATGGCGAAGGCCGGGCCTTAAACAATGCGGCGGTGGCGCAAAACGCCCGGGTCAGAATGGCCTCAGGCCAGGTGGTAAGCGGCATCGTGGGTTCTGATGGGATTATTCTGATTAACCTGTAA
- the flgM gene encoding flagellar biosynthesis anti-sigma factor FlgM, whose product MSIERTSPLKPVSTVQPRENSEPQAPKARQTETTAAGSASVTLSGAQAKLMKPGADDINVERVEALKAAIRNGELKMDTGKIADALIQEAQSYLQDK is encoded by the coding sequence ATGAGCATTGAACGCACGTCCCCCCTGAAGCCAGTGAGTACGGTGCAACCGCGCGAAAACAGTGAACCGCAGGCACCAAAAGCCCGCCAGACGGAAACCACCGCGGCAGGCAGCGCCAGCGTCACCCTTAGCGGCGCCCAGGCAAAACTGATGAAGCCAGGCGCTGATGACATCAACGTTGAGCGTGTGGAAGCGCTGAAGGCCGCCATTCGTAATGGCGAGCTGAAAATGGACACCGGCAAAATCGCCGATGCGCTTATCCAGGAAGCTCAGAGTTACTTGCAGGATAAATAA
- the flgN gene encoding flagella biosynthesis chaperone FlgN → MSRLSEVLDQMTTVLNSLKSVMDAEQQQLSAGSLNGSALQRITEEKSSLLATLDYLEQQRRSEQKTDRVAPPDVAARWQTITQKTLHLRDMNLHNGWLLEGQMARNQQALAVLKPLQEPALYGANGQTSANMHRGGKKIAI, encoded by the coding sequence ATGAGCCGTCTGTCAGAAGTGTTAGACCAAATGACAACTGTACTGAATTCGCTGAAGTCTGTGATGGACGCGGAGCAGCAACAGTTATCCGCGGGCAGTCTTAACGGCAGTGCGCTTCAGCGCATCACCGAGGAGAAAAGCTCGTTGCTGGCCACGCTGGACTACCTTGAACAGCAGCGCCGCAGCGAACAAAAGACGGACCGCGTCGCGCCGCCGGACGTGGCCGCGCGCTGGCAGACGATTACTCAGAAAACCCTGCACCTGCGCGATATGAATCTGCATAACGGCTGGTTGCTCGAAGGGCAAATGGCCCGCAACCAGCAGGCTCTGGCGGTGTTAAAGCCGCTGCAGGAGCCGGCGCTGTATGGCGCTAACGGGCAGACGTCCGCGAATATGCATCGCGGCGGGAAGAAAATCGCCATCTGA
- the murJ gene encoding murein biosynthesis integral membrane protein MurJ, whose protein sequence is MNLLKSLAAVSSMTMFSRVLGFARDAIVARVFGAGMATDAFFVAFKLPNLLRRIFAEGAFSQAFVPILAEYKSKQGEDATRVFVAYVSGLLTLALFIVTIAGMLAAPWVILVTAPGFADTADKFALTTSLLRITFPYILLISLASLAGAILNTWNRFSVPAFAPTFLNISMIGFALFAAPYFNPPVLALAWAVTVGGVLQLVYQLPHLKKIGMLVLPRINLKDAGAMRVVKQMGPAILGVSVSQISLIINTIFASFLVSGSVSWMYYADRLMEFPSGVLGVALGTILLPSLSRSFASGNHDEYSRLMDWGLRLCFLLALPSAVALGILAKPLTVSLFQYGKFSSHDASMTQQALVAYSVGLMGLIVVKVLAPGFYSRQDIKTPVKIAIVTLIMTQLMNLAFIGPLKHAGLALSIGLAACLNASLLYWQLRKRKIFQPQPGWGAFLARLVIAVLVMAAALLGVMHLMPDWAQGTMPLRLLRLAAVVVAGVIAYFATLTLLGFRVRDFARRTA, encoded by the coding sequence ATGAATTTACTGAAGTCGCTGGCTGCGGTCAGCTCAATGACGATGTTTTCCCGCGTGCTCGGGTTTGCACGCGACGCCATTGTGGCGCGGGTGTTCGGCGCCGGTATGGCGACGGACGCCTTTTTCGTCGCCTTTAAGCTGCCGAACCTGCTGCGCCGCATCTTTGCCGAAGGCGCGTTTTCGCAGGCGTTTGTGCCGATCCTCGCCGAATATAAAAGCAAGCAGGGCGAAGACGCCACGCGGGTCTTTGTCGCTTACGTTTCCGGCCTGCTGACGCTGGCGCTGTTTATTGTGACAATCGCCGGTATGCTGGCGGCCCCGTGGGTGATTCTGGTTACGGCGCCGGGCTTCGCGGATACGGCGGATAAATTCGCGCTCACCACATCCCTGTTGCGCATTACCTTTCCTTATATTCTGCTGATTTCGCTGGCCTCCCTCGCGGGCGCCATTCTTAACACCTGGAACCGCTTTTCGGTGCCGGCGTTCGCCCCGACTTTCCTGAATATCAGCATGATAGGCTTTGCGCTCTTTGCCGCGCCGTACTTTAACCCGCCGGTGCTGGCGCTCGCCTGGGCGGTGACGGTCGGCGGCGTGCTGCAACTGGTCTATCAACTGCCGCACCTGAAGAAAATCGGCATGCTGGTGCTGCCGCGCATTAACTTAAAAGACGCGGGCGCAATGCGGGTGGTGAAGCAGATGGGGCCCGCCATTCTTGGCGTATCGGTGAGCCAGATCTCGCTCATCATTAACACTATTTTCGCCTCATTTCTGGTCTCCGGCTCGGTCTCCTGGATGTATTACGCCGACCGCCTGATGGAGTTCCCGTCCGGCGTGCTGGGCGTCGCGCTCGGCACCATTCTGCTGCCGTCGCTGTCACGCAGCTTCGCCAGCGGCAATCATGACGAATATTCGCGTCTGATGGACTGGGGGCTGCGCCTGTGCTTTTTACTGGCGCTGCCGAGCGCTGTAGCGCTGGGAATTCTCGCAAAGCCGCTTACCGTGTCGCTGTTCCAGTACGGTAAATTCTCCAGTCACGATGCGAGCATGACGCAGCAGGCGCTGGTGGCGTATTCGGTGGGGCTGATGGGGCTGATTGTGGTGAAGGTACTGGCGCCAGGGTTTTATTCGCGCCAGGACATCAAAACGCCGGTTAAGATAGCCATCGTGACGCTTATCATGACGCAACTGATGAACCTGGCGTTTATCGGGCCGTTGAAACATGCCGGACTGGCGCTTTCCATCGGCCTTGCGGCTTGCCTGAACGCGAGTCTGCTCTACTGGCAGTTACGTAAGCGCAAAATTTTCCAGCCGCAGCCCGGGTGGGGCGCGTTTCTCGCGCGACTGGTTATCGCGGTGCTGGTGATGGCCGCCGCGCTGCTGGGTGTCATGCACCTGATGCCGGACTGGGCGCAGGGCACGATGCCGCTGCGGCTGTTGCGTCTCGCGGCTGTTGTGGTGGCGGGCGTTATCGCCTATTTCGCCACGTTAACGCTGCTTGGCTTCCGCGTTCGCGATTTTGCGCGCCGCACGGCCTGA
- a CDS encoding Gfo/Idh/MocA family protein — protein sequence MAKLRVGVVGLGGIAQKAWLPVLSQATDWTLAGAFSPTRARALPVCEAYRIPYIDSLQALAAQCDAVFVHSATSSHYEVVSELLNAGVHVCVDKPLAEHLADAERLVAQAKQRNLTLMVGFNRRFAPLYRDLKATLGAASSLRMDKHRADSVGPHDLRFTLLDDYLHLVDTALWLGGGEATLASGALHTTAQGEMWYAEHHFRRGDLSITTSMHRRAGSQREWVQAVTDGALIDVTDMRDWREERGAGVVHRPVPGWQSTLEQRGFAGCARHFIHCVQNQTVPETAGEQALTAQRVVERLWREAMRE from the coding sequence GTGGCGAAATTACGCGTAGGGGTAGTGGGGCTTGGCGGCATCGCGCAGAAAGCGTGGTTGCCGGTACTGTCGCAGGCGACGGACTGGACGCTCGCGGGCGCATTCTCCCCGACGCGCGCCAGGGCGCTGCCGGTCTGTGAGGCGTACCGTATCCCGTATATCGATTCGCTTCAGGCGCTGGCGGCGCAGTGCGATGCGGTCTTCGTGCACAGCGCCACCAGCAGCCATTATGAAGTGGTGAGCGAGCTGTTAAACGCGGGCGTGCACGTCTGCGTGGATAAACCGCTGGCGGAACATCTCGCCGACGCCGAGCGCCTGGTGGCGCAGGCGAAACAACGCAATCTGACGCTGATGGTCGGCTTTAACCGCCGTTTCGCGCCGCTGTATCGCGACCTGAAAGCGACACTCGGCGCCGCCTCGTCGCTGCGCATGGACAAACACCGCGCCGACAGCGTCGGCCCGCACGACCTGCGCTTTACGCTGCTTGACGATTACCTGCATCTGGTGGATACCGCCCTGTGGCTTGGCGGCGGCGAAGCGACGCTCGCGAGCGGCGCGCTGCACACCACCGCGCAGGGCGAGATGTGGTATGCCGAGCACCATTTTCGCCGCGGCGATCTTTCCATCACCACCAGCATGCACCGTCGTGCGGGCAGCCAGCGTGAATGGGTGCAGGCGGTAACCGACGGCGCGCTGATTGACGTCACCGACATGCGCGACTGGCGCGAAGAGCGCGGCGCAGGCGTGGTGCATCGTCCCGTGCCCGGCTGGCAGAGCACGCTGGAGCAGCGCGGCTTCGCGGGCTGCGCGCGGCATTTCATCCACTGCGTGCAGAATCAGACGGTTCCGGAAACCGCAGGCGAGCAGGCGCTGACCGCCCAGCGCGTGGTGGAACGGTTGTGGCGCGAGGCGATGCGCGAGTAA
- a CDS encoding YceH family protein, which translates to MKHQFSALEARVIGCMLEKQVTTPEQYPLSVNGVVTACNQKTNREPVMNLSEAQVQETLDNLVKRHYLRTVSGFGNRVTKYEQRFCNSEFGDLKFSPAEVAIVTTLLLRGAQTPGELRSRASRMHEFSDTAALEGALETLASREDGPFVTRLAREPGKRESRYMHLFCGEPDAAAFATSEDTPAADTDALTARVEALELEVAELRQRLESLLAHLGE; encoded by the coding sequence ATGAAACATCAGTTCAGCGCGCTGGAAGCGCGCGTCATCGGCTGCATGCTCGAAAAACAGGTCACGACGCCGGAGCAATACCCGCTCTCGGTCAACGGCGTGGTAACCGCCTGCAACCAGAAAACTAACCGCGAGCCGGTAATGAACCTGAGCGAAGCGCAGGTGCAGGAGACGCTCGATAATCTGGTGAAGCGGCACTATCTGCGCACCGTCAGCGGTTTTGGCAACCGGGTCACCAAATATGAGCAGCGCTTTTGCAACTCGGAATTTGGCGATCTGAAATTCTCGCCTGCTGAAGTGGCGATTGTCACCACGCTGTTGCTGCGCGGCGCACAGACGCCGGGCGAGCTGCGCAGCCGGGCTTCGAGAATGCATGAGTTCAGCGACACAGCGGCGCTTGAAGGCGCGCTGGAGACGCTGGCGAGCCGCGAGGATGGCCCGTTTGTGACGCGTCTTGCGCGCGAGCCGGGCAAGCGCGAGAGCCGCTATATGCATCTGTTCTGTGGCGAGCCGGATGCTGCGGCGTTTGCCACAAGCGAAGATACCCCGGCGGCGGATACCGACGCCTTAACCGCGCGCGTCGAGGCGCTGGAGCTTGAGGTGGCTGAATTACGCCAGCGCCTCGAATCACTGTTGGCACACCTGGGAGAATAA